In the Styela clava chromosome 8, kaStyClav1.hap1.2, whole genome shotgun sequence genome, one interval contains:
- the LOC120346237 gene encoding uncharacterized protein LOC120346237: MDFRIILVFVLLGEIAVSETTKMRMWERRCLVTHNKIRSNRGIGAVSRSALLTEKADLKGLHLVLNEYKIHIAGLADINSSLLQKERISFSTEILSKTLLFPRSSNARDFRMQLYLSLAAEDMIMKWVENGLFSLDNKERYDRMMDPSVDKIGCALHYVPVQGNVYKIYVVVAYQLNEKKWNGKSQKISLGQNSVHYSRSYSLPSRTCEINCFDAGSCYSHNKRNDRSMNKSGVEGYGTKSPGNQIGLKDCRCEFDVQLWELGTNVYKETPTCFGPCFVYCPLAKVGAKTSCHGETLCTCKYAQGGASCK, encoded by the exons ATGGATTTTCGAATTATTCTTGTCTTTGTACTCCTCGGTGAAATAGCGGTGAGCG AAACTACTAAGATGAGAATGTGGGAACGCAGATGCTTGGTGACACATAATAAAATTCGTAGCAATCGTGGAATTGGAGCAGTGTCGCGCTCGGCTTTGCTGACAGAGAAGGCTGATTTGAAGGGGCTTCATTTGGTATTGAATGAATACAAAATTCATATTGCTGGATTAGCAGATATAAATTCAAGTTTATTACAAAAAG aGCGTATTTCATTTAGCACTGAAATATTGTCAAAAACTTTGCTTTTCCCTCGTTCTTCAAATGCTAGAGACTTTCGGATGCAATTGTATTTATCCTTGGCTGCTGAAGACATGATCATGAAATGGGTTGAAAACGGACTCTTTTCTTTAGATAATAAAG AAAGATACGACAGAATGATGGACCCTAGTGTGGATAAAATAGGATGTGCTTTGCATTACGTTCCAGTGCAAGGGAACGTATACAAAATATATGTCGTTGTCGCGTATCAACTGAATGAAAAGAAATGGAAtggaaaaagtcaaaaaatttcACTGGGCCAAAATAGCGTTCATTACAGTCGAAGCTATTCCTTGCCAA GTCGTACTTGCGAAATTAACTGCTTCGACGCTGGTTCTTGTTATTCCCATAACAAAAGAAATGACAGAAGCATGAATAAATCAGGAGTTGAAGGATACGGGACAAAATCTCCTGGTAACCAAATAGGACTAAAGGACTGCAGATGCGAGTTTGACGTTCAACTGTGGGAGCTAGGAACTAATGTGTACAAAGAAACCCCAACCTGCTTCGGCCCATGTTTCGTTTATTGTCCATTAGCGAAGGTTGGCGCGAAAACTTCATGTCACGGAGAAACGCTATGTACATGCAAATACGCACAGGGTGGTGCCAGTTGcaaataa
- the LOC120346231 gene encoding chloride intracellular channel protein 1-like isoform X2, producing MDGKDKRKHVINLYVKAGSDKECIGCCLFSQRLFMLLWLKGVVFNVTTVHHTRVKEYAVGGERPPFMIFNGETLTDIPKCEDYIEAELHPPNYPILACKYAESATVGNDIFAKFSAFIKFNGDRRSEDAKKREQGLVAALRKLDNYLKKPLDHEIDADSDDNEGESTRNFIDGSYMTIADCNMLPKLHIIRIAGKALADFEIPPEFTGIHRYLHAADQTEEFVQTCASPEEIIATYGGGSKLPHKK from the exons ATGGATGGGAAAGATAAAAGAAAACATGTTATTAATTTATATGTGAAG GCCGGTTCTGACAAAGAGTGTATTGGGTGTTGCTTATTTTCACAACGCTTATTCATGCTATTGTGGTTGAAGGGAGTTGTGTTTAATGTAACAACTGTGCATCATACACG GGTCAAGGAATATGCCGTTGGAGGAGAACGTCCTCCTTTTATGATATTCAATGGGGAAACCCTTACAGATATCCCCAAATGTGAGGATTACATTGAGGCAGAACTGCATCCACCAAACTATCCCATCTTGGCCTGCAAATATGCCGAGAGTGCCACTGTTGGAAATGATATCTTTGCCAAATTTTCTGCATTTATCAAATTCAACGGTGACCGCAGATCAGAGGATGCCAAAA AAAGAGAGCAAGGCTTGGTTGCTGCATTGAGAAAGTTGGACAACTACCTGAAAAAACCACTAGACCATGAAATTGATGCAGATTCTGATGATAATGAAGGAGAATCAACTCGAAACTTCATTGATGGCAGCTACATGACAATTGCTGATTGTAACATGCTTCCCAAGCTTCATATCATACGG ATTGCTGGTAAAGCTCTTGCTGACTTCGAAATCCCACCTGAATTCACGGGTATTCATCGCTATCTTCATGCAGCTGATCAAACTGAGGAGTTTGTCCAAACATGTGCAAGTCCGGAGGAGATCATTGCAACTTACGGAGGAGGATCTAAACTtccacataaaaaataa
- the LOC120346231 gene encoding chloride intracellular channel protein 1-like isoform X1: MSDEITQQLQDLQTADLREEADESSKPARPPPKVALFVKAGSDKECIGCCLFSQRLFMLLWLKGVVFNVTTVHHTRVKEYAVGGERPPFMIFNGETLTDIPKCEDYIEAELHPPNYPILACKYAESATVGNDIFAKFSAFIKFNGDRRSEDAKKREQGLVAALRKLDNYLKKPLDHEIDADSDDNEGESTRNFIDGSYMTIADCNMLPKLHIIRIAGKALADFEIPPEFTGIHRYLHAADQTEEFVQTCASPEEIIATYGGGSKLPHKK, encoded by the exons GCCGACGAATCGTCAAAACCAGCTCGGCCACCACCTAAAGTTGCTTTGTTTGTCAAG GCCGGTTCTGACAAAGAGTGTATTGGGTGTTGCTTATTTTCACAACGCTTATTCATGCTATTGTGGTTGAAGGGAGTTGTGTTTAATGTAACAACTGTGCATCATACACG GGTCAAGGAATATGCCGTTGGAGGAGAACGTCCTCCTTTTATGATATTCAATGGGGAAACCCTTACAGATATCCCCAAATGTGAGGATTACATTGAGGCAGAACTGCATCCACCAAACTATCCCATCTTGGCCTGCAAATATGCCGAGAGTGCCACTGTTGGAAATGATATCTTTGCCAAATTTTCTGCATTTATCAAATTCAACGGTGACCGCAGATCAGAGGATGCCAAAA AAAGAGAGCAAGGCTTGGTTGCTGCATTGAGAAAGTTGGACAACTACCTGAAAAAACCACTAGACCATGAAATTGATGCAGATTCTGATGATAATGAAGGAGAATCAACTCGAAACTTCATTGATGGCAGCTACATGACAATTGCTGATTGTAACATGCTTCCCAAGCTTCATATCATACGG ATTGCTGGTAAAGCTCTTGCTGACTTCGAAATCCCACCTGAATTCACGGGTATTCATCGCTATCTTCATGCAGCTGATCAAACTGAGGAGTTTGTCCAAACATGTGCAAGTCCGGAGGAGATCATTGCAACTTACGGAGGAGGATCTAAACTtccacataaaaaataa